A region from the Diorhabda sublineata isolate icDioSubl1.1 chromosome X, icDioSubl1.1, whole genome shotgun sequence genome encodes:
- the LOC130451832 gene encoding latrophilin Cirl isoform X4: MWSTIKAPSSRPTHPTSPSKPAAVSPPQSSGSSSTSRIKPSTTTPRHFSITPQPPPPVQPLEKDEFDEINTLDHIPDEITTLPFTTITSNGVDLNKITYDIMYTSIPSMAPSWGKDIDSIPYHCSPQTVRSIYWNWTKVNATSIQPCPGGTTGFAKWHCQGFPNSKTPQWYPANPDLSECRSVWLTSLEQRIIVGKDPLLSITNDLAQVTSSKTLFGGDMMYTTKIIQKLTEKMSNDILTFSDIEQREQFVTELLSDVAKTGSNLLDASQHSSWKDLSYKEQMNVATSLLIELEENAFLLAETVNNKKTVDRMFKNILISVRVLDVRSLSYETFPERASKKMWKVSNDLIELPRGALLENSDGTLVRLVFVAFDRLEEILQWQPEGVDTLNPSNNVSKVLNSKVISASLGKGRHIQLKEPVQLTMQHLKTENLSNPTCVFWDYTTNAWSEEGCYVLTSNFTHTICHCNHLTNFAILMDVHALYLPMAHEIALQVITYIGCIISIVCLVLAIITFQLFRGLKSDRTTIHCNLCICLLIAEIIFLFGISQTNNRILCGVIAGCLQYFFLCAFFWMFFEGFQLYVMLIEVFEAEKSRMRWYYIVAYGLPFVIILISALIYPQGYGTYRHCWLQTENYFILSFVVPVAVIISLNVIFLIMAIVMMCKHASNTVSMKNKEHSRLASTSGKEENALHIKFQAHLAWLKGAFVLVFLLGLTWTFGFLYLNKESVVMAYFFSGFNSLQGFFIFLFHCIQNEKVRKEYRKVIRRHSWLPQCLRCSSPGGSSGSTSGSSGMAKERGTSIYGGSNGNPSAGTNSHSTDNSVLTPHGTSLQRDWNSRSCTNVSRVCKTPVPTSTSANMAATLSRPIRTTPTNLIPDTESNNTSTLPYSRNFYKISSNNPNIPKSISTWGPLHKPLHSKNISFKSCSRDSGHGGSEQEDSPRSHMVLVGSAGYPGTGHLVAVNTKDIRHQMLQERPTNLTDLDICLEENIHPKHISIPQSSHGNFKKKLPGSSHHTYTEIYEAHTPRGLIEDDPVYEEIDRNEIQVSDMSDEDGKRQSDMSRQSSRSYGDHRPLIPYSPGNDRSFTDVMKHYAKDLNHCPPSMGMDTYRRRNMAYRAGMGGDASLRSLAAVLDGETVVCHLEPPENQYPNDSFVSRTLVHPPYSES; encoded by the exons ATGTGGAGTACTATAAAAGCACCATCCAGCAGACCAACTCATCCGACGTCTCCTTCAAAGCCTGCAGCTGTTTCACCGCCACAATCTTCAG GTTCATCGTCTACATCTAGAATTAAACCTTCAACAACAACACCGCGTCACTTTTCAATTACACCACAACCTCCACCGCCTGTTCAGCCCCTTGAAAAAGACGAATTTGATGAAATCAACACACTTGACCACATACCAGACGAAATTACGACGCTTCCATTTACAACAATTACTTCAAACGGAgttgatttgaataaaatcacAT aTGATATAATGTATACATCAATACCAAGCATGGCTCCATCATGGGGTAAGGACATCGACAGTATACCATATCACTGCAGCCCTCAAACTGTGCGCAGTATCTACTGGAACTGGACAAAAGTGAATGCAACCTCCATCCAACCATGTCCAGGAGGTACCACTGGCTTCGCCAAATGGCACTGTCAAGGATTTCCAAATTCCAAAACGCCTCAATGGTATCCGGCAAACCCAGATCTTAGCGAATGTAGATCTGTTTGGTTAACAAGTTTAGAACAAAGGATAATTGTAGGCAAAGATCCTTTATTGTCAATAACAAACGATTTAGCTCAAGTAACAAGCAGTAAAACACTTTTTGGTGGAGATATGATGTATACCACGAAGATTATTCAAAAACTAACTGAAAAAATGAGTAATGATATTCTGACATTTTCAGATATTGAACAAAGAGAACAGTTCGTAACTGAGCTACTTTCTGACGTAGCCAAAACAGGCAGCAACTTGTTAGATGCTTCCCAACATTCTTCTTGGAAAGACTTAAGCTACAAGGAACAAATGAATGTAGCTACATCTTTGCTCATCGAGCTCGAAGAAAATGCTTTTCTTCTAGCTGAaactgtaaataataaaaagactGTAGATCGCatgttcaaaaatatat TGATATCAGTTAGAGTATTAGATGTAAGGTCCCTTTCATATGAAACATTCCCAGAAAGAGCATCTAAAAAGATGTGGAAAGTTAGCAATGATTTAATAGAATTACCTCGAGGAGCTTTACTAGAGAATAGTGATGGTACTCTAGTAAGACTAGTATTTGTCGCTTTTGACCGATTGGAAGAAATCTTGCAGTGGCAACCAGAAGGAGTTGACACTTTGAATCCAAGCAACAATGTTTCCAAAGTGCTGAACAGTAAAGTGATATCAGCGAGTTTGGGCAAAGGAAGACATATCCAGCTTAAGGAACCAGTTCAACTCACCATGCAACATTTAAAGACTGAAAATCTTAGCAATCCAACATGTGTGTTTTGGGACTATACAACTAATGCATGGAGTGAAGAAGGGTGCTATGTTTTGACGTCGAATTTTACACATACAATTTGTCACTGTAATCACTTGACGAACTTTGCAATATTAATGGATGTTCATGCCTTGTATTTACCTATGGCACATGAAATCGCATTGCAAGTTATCACTTACATCGGTTGTATCATATCTATTGTATGTTTAGTTCTGGCAATAATTACATTTCAACTCTTTCGAGGACTCAAG agtGACAGAACGACAATCCATTGTAATTTATGTATATGTCTATTGATagctgaaataatatttttatttggaattagTCAAACtaataatagaattttatgTGGAGTAATAGCTGGATGTTTGCAATACTTCTTCTTATGTGCGTTCTTTTGGATGTTTTTTGAAG GTTTTCAATTGTATGTAATGCTGATAGAAGTTTTCGAAGCTGAAAAGTCCAGAATGCGCTGGTATTATATTGTTGCTTATGGTCTTCCTTTcgttataatattaatttccgCTTTAATATATCCACAAGGATATGGTACTTATAGACACTGTTGGTTACAAACTGAAAATtactttatattaagttttgttGTACCAGTAGCAGTAATTATTTCG ctaaatgtaatatttttaataatggcAATAGTAATGATGTGCAAGCATGCTAGTAATACAGTTTCTATGAAGAATAAAGAACATTCCCGGCTTGCAAGTACAAG TGGAAAGGAGGAAAATGCACTTCATATCAAATTTCAAGCTCATTT GGCTTGGTTAAAAGGAGCCTTTGTGTTGGTATTTCTTCTCGGTTTGACATGGACCTTCGGATTCTTGTATCTTAATAAAGAATCAGTAGTGATGGCGTATTTCTTCTCGGGATTTAATTCATTACAAGGattctttattttcttattcCATTGTATACAGAACGAGAAG GTGCGGAAAGAATATCGTAAAGTAATACGAAGACATTCCTGGTTACCGCAATGTCTTCGTTGCTCTAGCCCAGGTGGTAGTTCAGGTAGCACCAGCGGAAGTTCCGGGATGGCGAAAGAGCGAGGAACTAGTATCTATGGTGGTTCCAATGGTAATCCTTCAGCTGGTACCAACTCCCACTCAACAGACAACTCTGTTCTTACACCGCATGGAACTAGT ttGCAACGCGATTGGAATTCCAGGAGTTGCACAAACGTAAGTCGGGTTTGCAAGACACCTGTGCCCACTTCTACTTCGGCCAACATGGCTGCTACTCTGTCTCGGCCAATAAGAACAACACCTACCAACCTTATTCCTGATACAGAGTCTAACAATACCTCGACTTTACCTTATAGCCGTAACTTCTATAAGATCTCTTCTAACAATCCTAATATACCTAAATCAATCTCCACTTGGGGTCCTCTGCATAAACCTTTACACTCAAAG aacaTTTCTTTTAAGTCTTGCAGCCGAGATTCAGGACATGGAGGATCCGAGCAAGAAGATTCACCCAGATCGCATATGGTACTAGTTGGCAGTGCGGGTTATCCAGGAACCGGACATCTAGTGGCTGTAAATACCAAAGATATCCGCCATCAAATGCTTCAAGAACGTCCTACAAATTTAACTGATTTGGATATCTGTCTGGAAGAAAATATCCATCCCAAGCATATAAGTATTCCGCAAAGTTCTCAtggaaattttaagaaaaaactacCGGGATCGAGTCATCATACTTATACTGAAATATATGAAGCACACACTCCAAGGGGATTAATTGAAGATGATCCTGTGTATGAAGAAATTGACAGAAATGAAATTCAAGTATCTGATATGAGTGATGAGGA